A single genomic interval of Babylonia areolata isolate BAREFJ2019XMU chromosome 26, ASM4173473v1, whole genome shotgun sequence harbors:
- the LOC143300590 gene encoding uncharacterized protein LOC143300590, which produces MEPKVEPEERDSGGESPSTTTTTPESPPEGAGEDKSGGGGAKKTGVGARRSEKPPYSYIALIVMAIQASPTKRCTLSEIYQFLQQRFPFFRGTYQGWKNSVRHNLSLNECFIKLPKGIGRPGKGHYWTIDPAAEFMFEEGSFRRRPRGFRRKCQALKPFGMLNGMAGAGGMTGGYYDFMQNTAAAMSQQSAMAFSSAGSPGSGMGAGGMGMGVGVGGGGHHALYHPHHPHQAAYDPSQMMMSGMGAGSTHHHPAHHSPHHPHHANPHHHAAAMQQHMQVAAAAAANCGSYTPPPLPAITSSAINSAINNRYAQSCAMAAAGITNGSGDYTSQLGTASLVANTTHNNNNVYAATGTERSGGGGVGDLSSTSSSTPSSSTSSSSSVLNASSSSSSGVLGVAGQWPQAVQGGGRYCKQQPLSPTGSTGSLHSMSPPSSTDTSPYTALTATAGGGGGGGEPVDLALAGMRLQTQAFQQSASCDRKSYFPYTANGMSSAAMHAASYYDKCSM; this is translated from the coding sequence ATGGAGCCCAAAGTGGAGCCCGAGGAGAGGGACAGCGGCGGTGAgtcccccagcaccaccaccaccaccccggagTCCCCGCCAGAGGGTGCGGGGGAGGACAagtcgggtggtgggggggccAAGAAGACCGGGGTGGGCGCCCGCCGCTCGGAGAAGCCGCCGTACTCCTACATCGCCCTGATCGTCATGGCCATCCAGGCGTCGCCCACCAAGCGGTGCACCCTCAGCGAGATCTACCAGTTCCTGCAGCAGCGCTTCCCCTTCTTCAGAGGCACCTATCAGGGCTGGAAGAACTCGGTCCGTCACAACCTGTCCCTCAACGAGTGCTTCATCAAGCTGCCCAAGGGCATCGGCCGGCCCGGCAAGGGACACTACTGGACCATCGACCCCGCCGCCGAGTTCATGTTCGAGGAGGGGTCGTTCCGGAGACGGCCCCGCGGGTTCCGGAGGAAGTGCCAGGCGCTGAAGCCGTTCGGCATGCTGAACGGGATGGCGGGGGCCGGGGGCATGACCGGGGGGTACTACGACTTCATGCAGAACACGGCAGCCGCCATGTCCCAGCAGTCCGCCATGGCCTTCTCCTCCGCGGGGTCTCCGGGGTCCGGCATGGGTGccggagggatggggatgggggtgggggtagggggcggcgGGCACCACGCTctgtaccacccccaccacccccaccaggcGGCCTACGACCCGTCCCAGATGATGATGTCCGGCATGGGGGCGGgcagcacccaccaccaccccgcgcaccactccccccaccacccccaccacgccaacccccaccaccacgccgCCGCCATGCAGCAACACATGCAGGTCGCCGCTGCCGCCGCCGCCAACTGTGGCAGCTACACACCCCCTCCGCTGCCCGCCATCACGTCCTCCGCCATCAACAGCGCCATCAACAACCGCTACGCCCAGTCCTGCGCCATGGCGGCGGCAGGCATCACCAACGGCAGCGGGGACTACACCTCCCAGCTGGGCACGGCCTCCCTCGTCGCCAACactacccacaacaacaacaacgtctacGCGGCCACCGGCACCGAGCGatctggtggtgggggtgttggcgacctctcctccacctcctcctccaccccgtcctcctccacctcctcctcctcctctgtcctcaacgcctcctcgtcctcctcctccgggGTGCTGGGCGTGGCGGGTCAGTGGCCCCAGGCCGTGCAGGGTGGAGGTCGGTACTGCAAGCAGCAGCCCCTGTCCCCGACCGGCAGCACGGGGTCTCTGCATAGCATGTCCCCGCCCTCCAGCACCGACACCAGTCCCTACACCGCCCTCACCGCCActgctgggggaggaggaggaggaggagagcctGTCGACCTGGCTCTGGCTG